Below is a window of Moorella thermoacetica DNA.
CCGTGGTCGATCTTCACCATGCGGCCATAGACACTGTTGCCCCATCCGGATAAGACTACCGTACCCGCCAGGGCCGCCCGGATTTTATCGCCCATATTCCCGGCGATATCCAGTCCGTGGTGAAACTCCCCGCCGCGCCAGCCAAAACCGGAGGTAAGGGCTCCAATGAGGGGCCATATCATGGAGACTGGTTTCAGACTCCGGGAAGCCAGGCCCGTAACCGGCCTGGCGGCCTTCGGGGCAGGCGAACCGGGTACAGTCAGGACGGTACCTACGCGAAGGTTGTGGGTATCAACTATGCCGTTAGCGGCTGCCAATTGATCGAAGTCTACGCCAAAACGCCGGGCGATACTCCAGAGGGTATCGCCGCTGGCTACAGTATAGGTCTGAGCCTCCTCATGGGGCAGGACCAGGAACTGCCCCGGCGTCAAGGTGGCACCGGAGTCAAGGTAATTCATGACCGCTATGAGCTCCGGGTCGGCCTGAAAACGCCGGCCCAGGCTGGCCAGGGTATCGCCTTCTTCCACCCGGTAAATACGGGTATAACTATTGACCCGGCTCGCCAGTTCCTGGTATTCCGCCGGAGCTATGACAGCTGCTACCTGCTGTAAGTCATCGATGACGGCCGCCCGGGCCGGCAGGATGCCCGGACCGGTAATGAGCACGGTTAACCCCAGGGCCAGGGTTACCGCCATCTTTTGTGGCAGCATGGGTTTCACTCCTGTCTGTTGACTTTTTTGTTAAATAATGGCCCGACTGCCATTTAGCCATTATTTTATCCATACCTTAGCAAAAATATACCCGCCCACTGCCGGGGCTGCACAACAGGGGCAGCCCGGAGTGGCCGGGATTTCTTGCAGAGTTGCTTCCAGGAGGTCTTTATTAATGTTCCCGGGGGAAAAGGGCGGGGAGGGCGCGCAGGAGGTCCTGGTTACTCTTGGTTTTCTTCATGGCGTCGATGAGGGTCTCGGTGACCTCTACCGGGCCCATTCCGCTGCTCACCCGCCGGAAGTTCCAGACCAGTTCCAGCTCCTCCCGGCTGAGGAGCAATTCCTCCCGCCGCGTGCCGGAACGTTTAACATCGATGGCCGGGAAAATCCGCCGCTCGGCCAACCTCCGGTCCAGGATGAGTTCCATATTACCGGTGCCTTTAAATTCTTCGAAAATAACCTCGTCCATGCGGCTGCCGGTCTCAATCAGGGCGGTGGCCACAATGGTCAGGCTGCCACCCTCTTCGATGTTCCGGGCGGCACCGAAGAAGCGCTTGGGTTTATAAAGAGCCGTGGGATCGACGCCACCGGAGAGGGTGCGGCCGCTGGGGGGAACAACCAGGTTGTGGGCCCGGGCCAGGCGAGTGATGCTGTCCAGGAGAACTACGACATCCTTTTTATGCTCCACCAAGCGTTTAGCCCGTTCCAGGACCATGTCAGCTACTTTGACGTGGTTTTCAGGGAATTCGTCAAAGGTGGAACTGATGACCTCGCCCCGGACCGAACGCTCGATGTCGGTGACCTCTTCCGGGCGTTCGTCGATTAGCAGGATCATCAATTCGACTTCAGGGTAGTTGGTCTTGATGGCGTTGGCTATTTTCTTGAGCAGAACCGTCTTGCCGGCTTTGGGCGGGGAGACAATGAGGGCCCGCTGGCCTTTGCCTATAGGGGCTATCAGGTCGATAATCCGGGCCGATGGGTCGCCGTTGGCCGTCTCCAGGGTATAGCGCTCTGAGGGATAGATGGGGGTCAGGGCATCAAAGTGAAGGCGTTCTGCTGCTGTTTCCGGGTTTTCCCCGTTGACCTTCTCCACCCGCAGGAGGGCAAAAAAGCGTTCATTGTCCTTGGGTGGCCGGACCAGGCCGGCCACCTTATCCCCGGTCCGCAGGTCGAAGCGACGGATTTGAGAGGCGGAGATGTAGATATCGTCGCCGCTGGCCAGGTAGCCGAAGGGCCGTAAAAATCCGTAACCATCCGGGAGTATCTCCAGGATGCCCTGGGCCTGGAGTTGTTCTTCCCTGGCCTCCTCCTGGTGTTCTTGCTGCTCTTTCTGGGCCAGGGCCTTGGCAATCTCAAATACCAGCTCTTTTTTCCGCATCCGGGAATAGCCGCTCAAGTTTAACTCGCGGGCTATCCGGTAGAGCTCTACCATGGTCTTGCTTTCTAGTTCGGCCGTATTCAAATAGCTTAAACCTCCGTAATCGCGGCCGGCGGCAGGGGAGAAGGGGTTACTTATTCTTTACCTTTTCCCAGTCTGCCAGGAAGCGTGCCAGGCCGGTGTCTGTCAGGGGATGTTTGAGCATCTGCATGAGGACCTTAAAGGGGACGGTGGCGATATCGGCGCCCAGGCGGGCTGCCTCCAGGACGTGGAGGGGATGGCGGATGCTGGCGGCGATTATCTGGGTTTTAAAGCCGTACTGGGCAAAGATGGGAACAATGTCGGCAATAACCTGCAGGCCGTCATGGCTGATGTCATCCAGGCGCCCGACAAAGGGACTGACGTAGGTCGCTCCTGCCAGGGCCGCCAGCAGGGCCTGGTTGGCGGAAAACACCAGGGTCACATTGGTTTTAATGCCACGGGCGGACAACTCCTTGACCGCTTTTAGCCCCTCGGCGATCATGGGGATCTTGATGACAATATTGGGATGGATGGCCGCCAGTTCGACCCCTTCGGCCACCATCTCCGGGGCTGTGGTGCTCACTACTTCGGCGCTGATTGGTCCATCCACAATAGCTGCGATTTCTTCCACTATTTCGCGGAAATTGCGTCCTTCCCGGGCGATAAGGGAAGGATTAGTGGTTACACCTGCAATTATACCCAGATCATTGGCTGCTTTAATCTCTTCGACGTTGGCCGTATCAATAAAAATCCGCACAACAGGGCACCTCCAGAAACAGGTTATTAAAACATTCACCACGGGCGGGGCAAAATCCTGCTCATAGTGGAAAAAGTATCCGGGCTATATTGCAAGAAGAGAGCCCGACGGCGGATGGGCCGCAGGGCTCTCTTATAATCCGTGAGGGTTACTTCATTTTCGGACGGAAGGTATGGCATGCTGTACCGTCAGAGGTAGTCACCTTGCGGTCCCCGCTGGACCTGACCTCGATGGAGTCGGCGGTGCAGGCCATGTTGTCCCAGTAGTGGCATTCCTCCACGCCGCATTTGATTCCTGCCATATTCCCCCACCTCCTTTTGGCGTTCACCATTAGGTTTTCACGCCGGTGAAGAAATATGCAACTGCCTATTTTTTTACCCTGCCGGCGCAGCCGAAGACCTGCATCTTATGGCTGATGACCTTGCTGGCGGCATCCCTCGCCGGTCCCAGGACCTTCCGCGGGTCGATCTCGTCGGGATTGGCGTCCAGGGCGGTGCGGGTGGCCTCGATAAAGGCGATGCGGATATCGGTGTCGATGTTGATTTTACGGACGCCCAGTTCGACGGCGCGGCGGATATCGTCATCAGGCACCCCGGAAGAACCGTGGAGGACTATAGGCGTCGGTACCAGGCGGTCGATGGTCGCCAGGCGCTCAAAATCCAGTCTGGGAGTGCCGTGGTAGCGGCCGTGGGCCGTGCCGATGGCAACAGCCAGGGCATCAACCCCGGTCTCCCGAGCGAACCGCTGGGCCTCCTCCGGGTCGGTCATGGTGGCTTCCCTCTCCGAGACCTTGATTTGTTCCTCGGTACCGCCGATGCGTCCCAGCTCCCCCTCCACCGAGGCACCCATGGCGTGGGCAATCTCTACTACCTTCCTGGTGAGGGCGATGTTTTCTTCCAGGGGGTATTTGGAGCCGTCGATCATCACCGAGGTAAAGCCGGCCCGCAGACAACGCAAGACCTGCTCAAAGTCCGTGCCGTGGTCCAGGTGGAGGACCACCGGTACTGGCGCTTGACTGGCCGCCGTCCGTACCAGGGAGGTTATGTACTCCAGCCCCGCGTACTTGATGGCCCCCTGGCTGGCCTGGATGATGACCGGGGCTTGCGCGGTAACAGCAGCGTTGATAATGGCCTGGACGATTTCCATGTTGTTGCAGTTGAAGGCACCTACGGCGTAGCCGCCGGTATCGGCTTCCCGCAGAACTTCGGCCAAGGTAACTAACGGCATGGCTTCATCTCCTTTATCCTGTATTTTCCCTGGGTTTATGATGAATCATACCGGGGATTTCTGGCGGCGGCGCCGGCCCTTGCCGGGACCTGCCTCGTCGCTGCCGGCCAGATGCCCGGGCAGGATTATTTCCTCCAGGTCCTCCGGCTTTTCCAGGTTGGTTATGGTACTTGCCGGCAGGATCTTCTCAGCCCCGCAGGCATCGCAACGCAGCTGCAGGTGGCCGGGGAAAATCTCGACTTCTATATTATCATTGCCACAACAGCAACGTACGTGCCCGCCCTCGGCGAGCTGAAAAACGAGGGCCAGGAGCTGGTACATGGCATCGGGTTCCTCGAAATAACCGCCGAAGCCAAGGTCCTCGGCCATTTCCGCCAGGGAACGGTCATGATGCTGGACCGCCTGTTGTACCTTGTCCCGGGGCCCGATAAACCCGACCTCCAGGTCGGTTTCATTGCAGGTAAGGGTCAAAAGCTCCTGGGACCAGAGTTCCCGGCGGTGTTGATGGATGACATGGATATTATCGCACATGCCGCAGTGATACTGCAGCCAGAAGTTTCTACCTTTCCTGGTACCCATGGTCATGAGAACCATGCCGCAGCTACATTCCATCTGCCATGTGTGATCACCGGAGAAATTAAAAAGGGAGAGACCGTGGAACTCCAGCCGCCCGCAGGATGGGCAGCGCAGGGCTACAACGGTCGTGGTGGGGATAAGCATCACTTTGTCCTCCTCACCCCTCCATATTCGCCGTTATGACCCGGATTCCTGCTCCAAACCAAATTTAAAAAGGGCTGCAACTCACAGCCCTCAACAATTCTCCTCACAGCCATAACGTTACCCTACTGCCTGGTGGCTGATATATCGCGGTTGTAATGCTTGCCGGACCAGGTGGTAGAGGTCCTCAAGGTCAAAGGGTTTTTGTAAGTAATAACTGGCCCCCAGTTTGCTGGCCTGCTCCACCAGGTCCAGCTCATTATAAGCTGTAATTACAATCACAGGCAGCGCCAGAAACCGCCGCCGTAACTCCTGGAGAAACTCCACGCCATTCATACCCGGCATCTTCATGTCCAGGATGACCAGAGAGGGTTCTTCCAGGGCTATTTCCCCCAGTGCCTCCTGGCCATCGGTTGCTACCGTAACATTAAAACCTGCCTGTTTCAGGGCTTCGGCAATTAAACGGCGTACACCGGGCTGGTCGTCGATTACCATTACCTTTTTATCCGTCAGACCAGCTCACCTCCGGTTTCTGTGGCCTGAATACCCCCTTTACCCGCTCCGCTTTTTCGCTACCACTTCGCTAATAAAAGTATTCGGTGATTGTTGCCAGATTCCTGCTTAATCAATTAAATTTTTGTATTTAACTATTAACTCCCGGGGAAAGGTGCGGTGCGTCCACCGGCAGGAGTTCTCCGGTGGTAGTCCGCACCAGGTAGGGGTGTCCCTCCCGGCAGTAGACCCGGGGTAGACGGCTGCTGGCTGTCGGGCGGCGTATATCCAGAGTTACTATTTGGCCCACCTCTACCTCAGGCAGGTGGCCGACATCGACCATGGAGAGTTGCATCCCCACCCGGCCTACCACAGGTGCCGTCCGGCCGCCTATGATCACGGTGGTCCCTTCGCCCCCGCCCCGACCCAGGTAGGCGAGGAATGTCTTGACCAGGTAGCGGGCCAGGTCGTTCAGGTTTTTCGGCCGGGCAACGGCCGTCAGGGCAAAACCGTCGGCATAACCCACCGGGATGACGGCCAGGCGGGTGGCTTTTTTCACAACGTAGTCACCGCCGTAACCCACCGGGGTACCGGCGGCTACGTCGTGAATAAAGAGGATACGGGCTTTAAACTGCCAGGGGTCTTTTAATGCCAGTCCCCGGCGGGGGGCCTGGTAGGGGAACTGGCCGTAGAGGAGGGTGCCTGTTCTGACCATGTCCAGATGCATCTCCGGGTGGGTAAGGAGACCGGTGCTGTTGCAGATATGCCTCAAGGGGATAGCTATATGCTCCTCCTCCAGTTCGGCGAGGACCTGCTGAAAACAGGCCATCTGCCGCCGGGCTGCCGCCGGCCGGGCGGCCTCGGCCAGATGGCTGTAGACGCCCTCCAGTTCTACGCCGGGCCAGGTGAGGATCTCCCGCGCCAGGGGCGCTACTGCTGCCGCTTCCAGGCCTGTCCGCTGCAACCCGGTCTCTACTTTCAGGTGTACCCGGGCCCGGTGCCCGGTCGCTGCCGCCGCGGCAGCAATCGCCTCGGCGCCGGAACGGCTGCTCACAGTTAGGGTGAGCCCGGCAGCTATGGCTGCCGGTAGCTCTTCCGGCAGGAGGGGACTCATGAGGAGAACGGGGGCTGCAATGCCGGCCCGGCGCAACTCCAGCCCCTCGGCCAGGGTGGTTACCCCCAGGTAATCCGCCCCTGCGTCCAGGAAGATGCGCGCCACCTCTACGGCGCCGGCGCCGTAGGCGTCGGCCTTGATAACGGCCAGGAGGCGGGTCGAGGGAGCGAGTAAAGCTTTAACGGCTTTGAGGTTGTGGGCCAGGGCTGTCGCTTCAATGGTGATCCAGCGGGGTCCGGCCAGTTCCGTCAGCTTTGCCAGGTCCATACTAAAAAAGATACCACCTTGCCTTGCCTGTTAAAAAAATATTCGGGATCACTCCTCTGCTGCCCTGGCTTTTTTCCTCCAGAAGAGGAGGCGACGAAAGCCATGGGAGTAGAGGGGAAAGGCTGTCTGCCAGAGCCAGTAGAATAAGGGGGAATAAACCAGATCGTACTCGCCGACAAACTCGGTAAAGACACCGTTAAAACCCTTTTTAAAGCGATAGAGGCCGTAGAGGGGGTTGTTTTCGTCCAGATCCCCGGGCACGCCCCGGAAATCGTACATGGTACAGCCCTGTTCCTTGGCCCAGCGGATCATGGTCCACTGGAGCAGGTAGTTGGGCATGACGTTACGGTGGCGGTTGCTGGAGGCACCGTAGAGATACCAGGCTTTATCCCCCATAATAAAGGCCAGGGTCCCGGCGATGGCTTCCCCCTGGTAGAGGGCCAGGAAGAGTTTGGCATAACCCCGTTCCACCATTTCCCGCCACATGGTTTCAAAATAATTATAAGAGCGAACGAGGAAGTGATCCCGGAGGGTGGTTTCCTTTAAAATTTCATAGAAAACCGGTAGGTCCTCCAGGGTGCAGTCTTCTTTAATGACTACCCCCTTCTTCTCGGCCAGGCGGATGTTGTACCTGGTCTTACTGTGCATATTGGCCAGGAGTTCTTCCAGGGGCGGGGTGATATCCAATCGGAAGACATGCCGGGGCTGGACGCCGTCAAAGCCGGTGCCTCTGGCAGCCAGGCGAAAACCCTTTTCCTGCAGTAATTCCTTAACAGCCCGGTCGCTCTCCGGGATATCGGGGTCGATCTTTAAGAGGATGGCTCCTTCCTGCCGCGCCACCCGGCTGATGGCCGCTAGGATTTCACTAAAAAGGTCCGGGTCGTGAAAGTCCACCACCGGACCCCGGGGGGCGTAAAGGATTGCTTTATTGATATAGGGTAGCCGCCGCTTCAACAGGCTGGCGGCGGCAATAATCCGCCCTTCTTCCTCCAGGACCAGGCGCAGGGGTTGCCACCCGGTAGATGCCTTGACCTCGCCCCAGCCATAGGACTGCAGGAAGTGCCCCTTGGGGTGGCCGGCTACAAAGGCATCGAAGCGCTTTTCTTCCTCGGGCCCGATAAGTCTGGCCTCCCTGGCCATCAGCCTGCACCCCCCCCGGCCCGCCGGCAGGCGGCGCCGATGAAGTCCCGGAAAAGGGGATGCGGCCGGTTAGGCCGGGATTTGAATTCCGGATGGAACTGGCAGGCCACAAACCACGGGTGATCCGCCAGCTCAATAATCTCAACCAGGCGGTCGTCCGGGGAGGTGCCGCTGATAACCATACCCCTGGCCGTCAGTTCGGCCCGGTAGTTGTTATTAAATTCATAGCGATGGCGATGGCGTTCATAGATAATTTCTTCGCCATAGGCCTGGTGGGCCCGGGTACCGGGCTGTAAGCGGCAGGGATAGAGGCCCAGGCGCATGGTACCACCCTTATCTTCAATCTCCTTTTGCTCCGGCAAAAGGTCGATGACTGGGTGGGGCGTTTCCGGGTTGAATTCCGAGCTGTTGGCCGCTTCCAGTCCGCAGACGTGACGGGCAAACTCAACCACTGCCAGCTGCATCCCCAGGCAAATACCCAGGAAGGGTATACCATGCTCCCGGGCATACCGGGCGGCTATGATCTTCCCTTCAACCCCCCGGTCGCCAAAGCCCCCGGGTACCAGGATGCCGGCCACATCCTGGAGTTGTTCAAGGCCCCCCCGCTCCAGGTCAGCCGAATAAATCCAGCGAATATCCACCTGGACGTTGTGATACATGCCGGCATGGCGCAGGGATTCTACTACGCTTAAATAGGCGTCCGGCAGGGTGACGTATTTGCCCACCAGGGCGATCTCCAGGTGCCTGGTGATATTCTTTAACTTTGCTACCATGGCCCGCCAATCGTCCATTTGAGCAGGACCGCAGTTTAACTTCAGCCGCTCGACGACGATGCTGTCCAGGCCTTCCTCTTGCATCATCAGGGGGACCTCATAGATGGAATCGGCATCCCAGGCCTGGATGACGGCATCGGGGTCAATATCGCAAAAGAGAGCTATTTTTTCTTCCATTTCCCGGGAGAAGGGACGTTCAGTCCGGCAGACGATGATATCCGGCTGGATGCCAATGCTGCGTAACTCTTTGACGCTGTGCTGGGTAGGTTTGGTTTTGGCTTCGCCGGCAGCCCGCAGGTAGGGAACCAGGGTGACATGGATATAGAGGACACGATCGCGGCCGATATCGCTCTTCATCTGGCGGATGGCTTCCAGGAAAGGCAGAGAT
It encodes the following:
- a CDS encoding response regulator; the protein is MVIDDQPGVRRLIAEALKQAGFNVTVATDGQEALGEIALEEPSLVILDMKMPGMNGVEFLQELRRRFLALPVIVITAYNELDLVEQASKLGASYYLQKPFDLEDLYHLVRQALQPRYISHQAVG
- a CDS encoding DUF1540 domain-containing protein, with product MAGIKCGVEECHYWDNMACTADSIEVRSSGDRKVTTSDGTACHTFRPKMK
- a CDS encoding peptidoglycan DD-metalloendopeptidase family protein, with translation MLPQKMAVTLALGLTVLITGPGILPARAAVIDDLQQVAAVIAPAEYQELASRVNSYTRIYRVEEGDTLASLGRRFQADPELIAVMNYLDSGATLTPGQFLVLPHEEAQTYTVASGDTLWSIARRFGVDFDQLAAANGIVDTHNLRVGTVLTVPGSPAPKAARPVTGLASRSLKPVSMIWPLIGALTSGFGWRGGEFHHGLDIAGNMGDKIRAALAGTVVLSGWGNSVYGRMVKIDHGNGLETVYAHTSRNLVKEGEYVQAGEAIAEVGATGNASGPHVHFEVREKGKAVNPERFLAR
- the fsa gene encoding fructose-6-phosphate aldolase, producing the protein MRIFIDTANVEEIKAANDLGIIAGVTTNPSLIAREGRNFREIVEEIAAIVDGPISAEVVSTTAPEMVAEGVELAAIHPNIVIKIPMIAEGLKAVKELSARGIKTNVTLVFSANQALLAALAGATYVSPFVGRLDDISHDGLQVIADIVPIFAQYGFKTQIIAASIRHPLHVLEAARLGADIATVPFKVLMQMLKHPLTDTGLARFLADWEKVKNK
- a CDS encoding lipid II:glycine glycyltransferase FemX; the encoded protein is MAREARLIGPEEEKRFDAFVAGHPKGHFLQSYGWGEVKASTGWQPLRLVLEEEGRIIAAASLLKRRLPYINKAILYAPRGPVVDFHDPDLFSEILAAISRVARQEGAILLKIDPDIPESDRAVKELLQEKGFRLAARGTGFDGVQPRHVFRLDITPPLEELLANMHSKTRYNIRLAEKKGVVIKEDCTLEDLPVFYEILKETTLRDHFLVRSYNYFETMWREMVERGYAKLFLALYQGEAIAGTLAFIMGDKAWYLYGASSNRHRNVMPNYLLQWTMIRWAKEQGCTMYDFRGVPGDLDENNPLYGLYRFKKGFNGVFTEFVGEYDLVYSPLFYWLWQTAFPLYSHGFRRLLFWRKKARAAEE
- a CDS encoding class II fructose-1,6-bisphosphate aldolase, yielding MPLVTLAEVLREADTGGYAVGAFNCNNMEIVQAIINAAVTAQAPVIIQASQGAIKYAGLEYITSLVRTAASQAPVPVVLHLDHGTDFEQVLRCLRAGFTSVMIDGSKYPLEENIALTRKVVEIAHAMGASVEGELGRIGGTEEQIKVSEREATMTDPEEAQRFARETGVDALAVAIGTAHGRYHGTPRLDFERLATIDRLVPTPIVLHGSSGVPDDDIRRAVELGVRKINIDTDIRIAFIEATRTALDANPDEIDPRKVLGPARDAASKVISHKMQVFGCAGRVKK
- a CDS encoding CTP synthase, with translation MPAKFIFVTGGVTSSLGKGITAASLGRLLKSRGLKVAIQKFDPYINIDPGTMSPYQHGEVFVTDDGAETDLDLGHYERFIDISLTKASNVTAGKVYWSVITKERRGDFLGGTVQVIPHITNEIKARLLRVAEESDPDVVITEIGGTVGDIESLPFLEAIRQMKSDIGRDRVLYIHVTLVPYLRAAGEAKTKPTQHSVKELRSIGIQPDIIVCRTERPFSREMEEKIALFCDIDPDAVIQAWDADSIYEVPLMMQEEGLDSIVVERLKLNCGPAQMDDWRAMVAKLKNITRHLEIALVGKYVTLPDAYLSVVESLRHAGMYHNVQVDIRWIYSADLERGGLEQLQDVAGILVPGGFGDRGVEGKIIAARYAREHGIPFLGICLGMQLAVVEFARHVCGLEAANSSEFNPETPHPVIDLLPEQKEIEDKGGTMRLGLYPCRLQPGTRAHQAYGEEIIYERHRHRYEFNNNYRAELTARGMVISGTSPDDRLVEIIELADHPWFVACQFHPEFKSRPNRPHPLFRDFIGAACRRAGGGAG
- the alr gene encoding alanine racemase, with the translated sequence MDLAKLTELAGPRWITIEATALAHNLKAVKALLAPSTRLLAVIKADAYGAGAVEVARIFLDAGADYLGVTTLAEGLELRRAGIAAPVLLMSPLLPEELPAAIAAGLTLTVSSRSGAEAIAAAAAATGHRARVHLKVETGLQRTGLEAAAVAPLAREILTWPGVELEGVYSHLAEAARPAAARRQMACFQQVLAELEEEHIAIPLRHICNSTGLLTHPEMHLDMVRTGTLLYGQFPYQAPRRGLALKDPWQFKARILFIHDVAAGTPVGYGGDYVVKKATRLAVIPVGYADGFALTAVARPKNLNDLARYLVKTFLAYLGRGGGEGTTVIIGGRTAPVVGRVGMQLSMVDVGHLPEVEVGQIVTLDIRRPTASSRLPRVYCREGHPYLVRTTTGELLPVDAPHLSPGVNS
- the rho gene encoding transcription termination factor Rho is translated as MNTAELESKTMVELYRIARELNLSGYSRMRKKELVFEIAKALAQKEQQEHQEEAREEQLQAQGILEILPDGYGFLRPFGYLASGDDIYISASQIRRFDLRTGDKVAGLVRPPKDNERFFALLRVEKVNGENPETAAERLHFDALTPIYPSERYTLETANGDPSARIIDLIAPIGKGQRALIVSPPKAGKTVLLKKIANAIKTNYPEVELMILLIDERPEEVTDIERSVRGEVISSTFDEFPENHVKVADMVLERAKRLVEHKKDVVVLLDSITRLARAHNLVVPPSGRTLSGGVDPTALYKPKRFFGAARNIEEGGSLTIVATALIETGSRMDEVIFEEFKGTGNMELILDRRLAERRIFPAIDVKRSGTRREELLLSREELELVWNFRRVSSGMGPVEVTETLIDAMKKTKSNQDLLRALPALFPREH